GCCGCCGCCGATTCCGGCTCGATCATCCTGACCGTGTGCTCGGGCGCGTTCGTCGCCGGCGCGGCCGGTCTGCTCGACGGGCGTGCGTGCACGACGCACTGGATGCATGCCGACGAACTGGCCCGTCGGTATCCGACGGCCAAGGTGGACCGCAACGTCCTTTACGTCGACGACGGCAACCTGATCACCAGTGCGGGCACCGCCGCGGGCATCGATGCGTGCCTGCACCTGGTGCGCCGGGAATTGGGGAGCGCGGTCACCAACGCCATTGCCCGCCGCATGGTGGTCGCCCCGCAGCGCGAAGGTGGGCAGCGGCAGTACATCGACCAGCCCATCCCGGTGAACTGCTCGGACAGCTTTGCGCCCCAACTCGATTGGATAATTGCCAACCTGCAGGAGCGGCATACGGTGGCCTCGTTGGCTCGCCGGTCCAACATGTCCGCGCGGACCTATGCTCGCCGGTTCGTCGACGAGACGGGCACCACGCCCATGCAGTGGGTCACCGATCAGCGGGTGCTCTACGCTCGGCGACTGCTCGAGGAATCCGACCTGGACATCGACCGGATCGCCGACCGGGCCGGCTTCCGTACCGCGACGCTGCTGCGGCACCACTTCCGCCGGGTCATCGGGGTGACACCGTCGGATTACCGTCGGACCTTCGCCGCCCAGGTCGAGTGCCCCGAGAGCGCCTGAACCGGGCCTACTGCCGAGTCGGTCCCGGCTCCCCCTCGCCGCACAGCGCGAAGCGGCCGTCACGGGTCTGCTCCACCAGGCCGTCGACCAGTAGCGAATCCAACGCCCGGTCGCGCTGGGCCGGATCGCTGAGCCACGCCACGTCGAGCTTGGCCCGGGTCACCGGAGAAGTGCTGTCGCGCAACACATCCAATAGCCGACCACGGACCTGCCGGTCGGTCCCGGCGTACTTCTGTACCCGCTTGGGGGCCGCCACACCGGCCGGGTAGCCGGCCTGCCGCCACGCGCACGAACTCAGCGGGCACAGTCCGCACCGCGGTGCGCGCGCGGTGCACACCACCGCCCCCAGTTCCATCAATGCCGCGGAAAACGTCGGCGTCGAAGCATCGTTGGGCAGTAGGGCGGCGACCTCGGCCTCGTCGCGCTTGGGCGAGGGCGAGGCGGCATCGGCGCGTCCGTGCACGGCCCGGGCGACCACGCGGCGAACGTTGGTGTCCACCACCGGAACCCACTGTCCGTAGGCGAAACAGGCGATGGCACGGGCGGTGTAACTGCCGATCCCGGGCAGGGTGAGCAATGTGTCCACGTCCTCGGGGACGACGTCACCGTGCTCCGTCGCGATCACCGTCGCGCATTCGTGCAGTCGTTTGGCCCGGCGCGGATAGCCGAGCTTCCCCCACGCCCGCAGCACCTCGGCGGGACCGGCCGCGGCGGTGGCCGACGGCGTGGGCCAGCGCGCCACCCAGTCCAGCCAGATCGGCAGCACCCGGGCCACAGGCGTCTGCTGCAGCATGAACTCGCTGACCAGAATCTGCCAGGCGCTGACCGCCGGGTCGCGCCACGGCAGGTCCCGGCGCTCACGCTGGTACCAGGCGAGCAGTTCGGCGGCGGCGATGCTCATCGCGGCCGCAATCGGGGGTGGGTGCACAATGTCGGGTATGCCGAATACCAGTCCCGTAACCGCTTGGAAGGCACTCAAGGAGGGTAACGAGCGCTTCGTGGCGGGCAAGCCGCTGCATCCGAGCCAGAGCATCGAGCATCGCAGCAGCCTGGAGGAGACGCAGACACCCACCGCGGTGGTCTTCGGTTGCGGCGACAGCCGGGTGGCCGCCGAGATCATCTTCGACCAGGGCCTCGGCGACATGTTCGTGGTCCGCACGGCCGGCCACGTCATCGACTCCGCGGTGCTGGGATCGGTGGAATACGCCGTATCGATCTTGGACGTGCCCCTGATCGTGGTGCTCGGACACGACAGCTGCGGAGCGGTCGGGGCCGCGCTCGCCGCGCTGGACAAAGGTGAGGTGCCGGGCGGCTACGTCCGCGACGTCGTCGAGCGCGTCACCTCCTCGATCCTGCTGGGCCGACGGGACGGGCTCAAGACGGTCGACGAGTTCGAGGCCCGTCATGTCGTCGAGACCGGTGTGCAACTCGTGGCCCGCTCCACGGCGATCAAGGAACGCATCGAGGACGGCCGGCTGGCCATCGTCGGCGTGACGTACCACCTCTCCGATGGTCGGGCCGCGCTGCGCAACCAGGTCGGTGACGTCGGCGACGACGTCCTCGAGGCCATCTGAGGCCGACGTCCGGCCAATACCCGGTCGCAGGCCGGGCCGGGCGGCGACACGCCGCCTCGGGTCGAACACGTTGCGGTGACCTGCCCTTACCGTTAGACCGTGTTGGATTCC
This DNA window, taken from Mycolicibacterium sp. MU0050, encodes the following:
- a CDS encoding GlxA family transcriptional regulator produces the protein MIRTVSTLVLDGLAMFEFGVICEVFGIDRSSDGVPGFDFKVCGPAAGVPVRTTVGATLTPDHDFSALAGADLVAVPAITNPDYPPEALAALRAAADSGSIILTVCSGAFVAGAAGLLDGRACTTHWMHADELARRYPTAKVDRNVLYVDDGNLITSAGTAAGIDACLHLVRRELGSAVTNAIARRMVVAPQREGGQRQYIDQPIPVNCSDSFAPQLDWIIANLQERHTVASLARRSNMSARTYARRFVDETGTTPMQWVTDQRVLYARRLLEESDLDIDRIADRAGFRTATLLRHHFRRVIGVTPSDYRRTFAAQVECPESA
- a CDS encoding A/G-specific adenine glycosylase, whose translation is MSIAAAELLAWYQRERRDLPWRDPAVSAWQILVSEFMLQQTPVARVLPIWLDWVARWPTPSATAAAGPAEVLRAWGKLGYPRRAKRLHECATVIATEHGDVVPEDVDTLLTLPGIGSYTARAIACFAYGQWVPVVDTNVRRVVARAVHGRADAASPSPKRDEAEVAALLPNDASTPTFSAALMELGAVVCTARAPRCGLCPLSSCAWRQAGYPAGVAAPKRVQKYAGTDRQVRGRLLDVLRDSTSPVTRAKLDVAWLSDPAQRDRALDSLLVDGLVEQTRDGRFALCGEGEPGPTRQ
- a CDS encoding carbonic anhydrase codes for the protein MPNTSPVTAWKALKEGNERFVAGKPLHPSQSIEHRSSLEETQTPTAVVFGCGDSRVAAEIIFDQGLGDMFVVRTAGHVIDSAVLGSVEYAVSILDVPLIVVLGHDSCGAVGAALAALDKGEVPGGYVRDVVERVTSSILLGRRDGLKTVDEFEARHVVETGVQLVARSTAIKERIEDGRLAIVGVTYHLSDGRAALRNQVGDVGDDVLEAI